The segment CCCCCCTTGTGGGGGAGATCGGCAGCTGCGCGGACCGCTCCTCACCTCCAAAAAAGGGACCCTTCAATGACCCCATCCCCTCATGCCGAAGCGCTCGGCAGGGCGCGGACGGCTGCCGATTTTGCTGCCGTCATCGCCTTACTCGATAGCGACCTCAAAAATGCTGCCGCCCGCAAACTGGAACTCGAAAAGGCCAAGGGGCGGGCGATGTTCGGCCGTGGCGACCTGGCGGCGACGCGCGCTGCGCTCTCCGAGGCCAACGCCGTCGTTGCGCTGCTGGAGAAAACCCGTGAGGCGGCGAACGCGCGCCGCGCCGCGGCGCAAGGTGAAGCCTGCGTCGACATCGCAGCACTTGCCGACGAGATCAGGGCAAACGCCGCTGCCCTCGACGAGCGCTGGCGCATGGCGCAATGGCTGATCGAGCAGCTGCGCCAGCAATTGTTCGACGCCGATGCCTTGCGCCGCGCCGTCGCCACCGCCAACAGCCAGCTCGACGCCGCCGGCGTCGCCAACCTGAAAATCAACCCGACCGCCATCCGGCGCGCCGCCGTGACCGGGCGGCGCGCGACAGCCCCGGCTCGTCTCAGCGCGGCAGCGATCCAGGCCGACAAGATGCTTCTGTCGCTGCTCAGCCCCGGCGGCGCGCTCGACCCGCGACCGGCGCTCGGCGCGCCGGTCGGAGGCATCGCGGCCAGATTTTCGCTGCGTGGCCGGGGCCGCGGCTGACCATGTGCACACTTGCCCTTATCGGCACGGCTCTCTCGGTCGGCGGCGCGCTGGCCGAGGGCCAGCAGTCGCGGCAGATGGCCGACTACCAGGCCAGAGCCTATGAGCAGCAGGCGCGGGCCGACGCGCTAAGCGCCGCCTTCGAGCAGGGCCAGGAGCGCCACAAGCAGGATCTGTTGCTGTCGCAGGCGCGCGCCCGGGCCGGCGCCTCGGGCGTCGCCCTGTCAGGCTCGCCGACCGAGGTGCTCGCCGCCAATGCAAGGCAGGGCCAGCTCGACATCAAGGCGATCCAGTACGGCTCGCAGCTGCGCCAGAACAATTTGACCACGCAGGCCGCGATCTCGCGCTTTTCCGGCAGGCAGTCGGCGGCTGCCTCGATCTTCAGGGCAGGCGGCAATCTCGTGTCCGGCCTTTCCGGCCTCTACGACCCGAGCAGAGCGGTGACGTTCGGCAACAGCGCCTTTCCGGCAGCGCCGGGCGGAGGGCTTTACTGATGGCGACCATCCCCCTCCAGCTCGCCCAGCGACGGCTCGATACCGGCAGCGTGGTTTCCTATCCCAACAGCTCGCCGGTCGGCGCCGCGATACAAGGTTTTGGCGACGAGCTCTCGGCCGTCGCCGAGCGGTTCCGGCAGCAGAAGCAGCAGCAGGATGCCTTCGACGCCGAGGTCATCGGCCGCGAGCTGAACCGGCAGATTGCCGAGGCCGAGAAAGAAGCGATCCAGAATGCGCCGGCCGACGGCCGTGGCCTGCACGACGCCATGTATGGCCAGGCGCGCAACGGTGTCGTCAAGCCGGGCCTGTTCGACAAGATCTTCGACAGCACCGTGCCAAAAATGCCGGAAAGCGAACGCGCCAGCTTCATCAGGCAGAAAGAGGCGTTGAGATTGGCCGGGTCGGCGCGCATGGCCGCACAGCAATATGCCCGCCGCCAGGCCTATGAGCAGGCCGAATGGTCGAAGGCGCAGGCTGCGGAGCTCAATGCCATCGCGCAGAGCGATCCGGACGACACCGCAGCGTTCGAGGCGATCAGGCAGAGCGGCTTCGACTTCATCGCCAAGATGGGCAACCCGGTGGCCCGGCAGCTGGCCGAGACCGGCTGGCGCAGTAACACGGCAAAGGCGCTCGCCCAGGCGATGATCGCCAACGACCCGAAGCGCGCCGCCGAAATTCTGGGTGCTGCGCCGGCTGACGCCCGCCTCGCCGACCTTACGTCCGAGGACAGGGCTGCGCTCGCTTCGCAGGCCGGCATGGCGCAAGACTGATGTCCGCGCCGCGGCTGGATGTCCTTTTTACCGGCCTGTTGCATCGGCTGTCAGCCCACCGACGGTCCTGCGGGGCTTTTTCACGGGAAAACCCCAGAGTTGCTGAAATCGCCGCTGGCAATGCACGCAGCACTGTGGTCGTCTCCAGAGCGACAAAAGCGACGGCGGCCTTTTTTGCAACACAGGCTTGTGGTTCTGGATTTGAAATTCCCAAGCGCTGATGCGATCATTGGATCGGCAACGTCAAAATCCACCGGCCACCCTTGGCCCTTCAGATGAAGGACTGACCCTGCCTTGTTGCGCTTAGAGTCCTATCCGATGCTGGCAAGGATCGTGTTCCCGGTCACGTTGGCCGGTGTTCTCCTGCTCACGCTTCTGCCGGCGCGGTTCTTGCCGGATCTCGGCACCGCCGTCACGCTTCACGACGACAAGCTGCAGCATGCCATCGCCTTCGCCGTGCTGGCGGCGCTCGGCAGCCTCGGCTGGCCGGAACACAAGGCAAGGATCATTCTTGTCCTCGCCCTTACCGGCGCGGCGATCGAGGTGCTTCAGGGCTCGCAACTGATAGGGCGCGATCTGGACGGATTCGACTGGGTTGCCGACTGCGCCGGCATGGCGTTGGGGCTGACGATCGCCGGCTGGACAAGCAGGCGCGTCGGCAGGCGCGTCGGCGGATTGCCATAGGTCGCAGCTTTTTCGATCGTGACATCAGCCGAGCTGCGGCGGTTCAGGATAAAGGCGCTCCGTAGCGATCCTTCGCGCCCCCCTCTGTCCTGCCGGACATCTCCCCCACAAGGGGGAGATTGGCAGCTTCGCCGACAGCGTCCTTTTTGCAAGGTTTGTGGTTGGCGAAATCAGTGATGATGGCCGATCTCCCCCCAAGTGGGGGAGATGCCAAGTTTTGGCAAAGAGGGCAGGACAGAGGGGGGCGCCTCGCTCCGCCATTAAAAGGTTCTGCACCGTAGTGACGCTCCGATGTCACGAAATGGATCCAGGGTCTGCGCCGCGTCGCTTCGCTCCTTGCTCCGCATTGGGATGACGAAGGCGTCGTGGCTTATGGCTAGTGGCAGACGTTAGGATTGGCGGCTGCGGGGCCGGCCGGCAGCGACCGTCCGCAGGGCTTAGTCCAGGCCGGCCCAAACCACAGATGTGCCATAGACGACACGTCCCGCGCCCGCTGAAATCATAGAGCCCTTTTCAAGCCTCGCTTTTGCGGGGCTTTTTTCATGGAGCAAGCCTGATGGCCCGACCTGCAACTGCCGCCGTTCGACTGTTGACCGGCGAACGCGAACCCGTGCGCCTGGCGACTACGGCCAACATCCTGCTTCATGGCCTGCAGGCGATCGACGGCGTGCCATGCGCGGTCGGCGACCGCGTGCTGGTCAAGGACCAGGCCGACCCGACGCAGAACGGCATCTACACGGTGAGCGAAGGCGAATGGTTCCGCGCCGCCGACGCCCGCAGCGCCCGCACCTTGCAGAAGGGAACGACGGTTCACGTCCAGATCGGGTCGGTCAATGCCGGCCGGGTGTTCGAATTCAGCGCCGACGAGCCGGTGGTCGGCAGCGATGCCATCAGCATTGCGCCGTTCGTGCCGCCCGACATTGCGGCGGTGGTCGATGCGGTGGAAGCGCTGCGCGAGGCAACCCAGGCGCTGAAGGATGCCAGCGCGGCCAGTGCCGGCCAGGCCGCCGCCAGCGCGTCCACCTCCGCTGCCAATGCCGGACAGACCGCCGCCGATGTCGCTTCCACCGCGGCCAACCTGGCCGGCGCCCAGGCCGCGCGTGATGCGTCGCTTTTTGGCAAAGGCATCTTTCCGACCATTGCGGCGGCGATCGGCCTTGGCGTCGTCGGCAGTGGTGCGATCACGGCGGGCGCCGGCGGCGCCAACGGCACCTTCGATCTGGCCTTCACCGGCGGCGCCGGCTCGGGCGCCGCCGGCCGCTTCGTCGTCGCCGGCGGCGCGCTGACGCAAGTCCTGATCACCGCGCCGGGCTCCTACACGGTGGCTTCGAGCTTCAGCTTCGCCGCATCGGCGGGATTGGCCGGTGCAAGTGCGGCGGTCGTGCTCGGCAGGAATGCTGATGTCGGCGAGTTTTTTTGGACCGAGGTTTCGACCGGTGTGCTTGGGCTGCACAACGTGACGGCCGGGCCGGTGGCGGCGGACACCGGGGTTAGGGCGTCGGCAGCGGAAGTCTCCGCCCTGATCGGCTCGCGGACGGTCGGGCCAACTGCGCTGACTGGCGCCGGCGCAGCTGCGAGCGCGAACGTCTATTACTGGCCGGGCTCTCTCGCCGCAGTAGATGAATATGTGTCGGCGCTGCCTGTGGCGATGACTGCTCCTGGTACGCTGCGTGTCGTGGTTTCGAAAGTGGAGGGCGACGGCTCTCTCTCTGACGCCGGCGTTCCGACACAGCTGGTTAGCGCACCGGCAGGTGTATCCACTATTTCAGGGCTGAGCGTCTACAAGCCCGCGGGATGCGTTGTTGGCCTTCAACCGGTATCCGGCGGCTCGCTTTACTTTACGGCGGCCACGATCCCCAATGGCGAAGCTCGCTGGCATACGGCGACTATCCCAACCAGCCACACGGCGAAGACCATCACCACGACGAATGGCGTACAGTGGCAGGCGGTTCTGTGAAATCACGGCCAAGGCTCGCCGAGCTGATGGCTCTGTCGACGCTATTGTCGAAACGCTGGGTTCCAGCATCGATATCGGCCGGCCGGACCTGGTCAACACCGGCACGAACACCCCCGCCAACTACAGCGTCGTCATGCAAACGCCTGCGGCGGCCGATGGCTACATTACCGGAGTTGATGTCGGGGCTAGCGGCGCCGGCGCGGCCAGTATCCATGTCATCCAGTACAATGGAGACCTAACCGTCAACGTGATCCGCACGCATCAAATCACACTAGCCAATGGTGTGAGCGAAATTCCCCTCAGCATCCCGATAGCAGCCGGGCAATATCCGGCGATCAGCGGTGGCGCTTACAAGTTTCAGAACAGCGTCAATCCGGAAGGCATTCCCGCATGGATAAAGGCCGCTGCGCTGTCGAACGGTGCGACTGTGGCGTCATCGACCCAGCACCGCTATGAGGTCGCGTTCACGATCAAGACTGGCCTTGTCGCGGACGTGGAGGTGGCCAAGAATGGCGGTGCGCAGAACACTGGCATGAACCTGCTGGCCGATGCCGACCCGAATGGTGTCGTTGATGCAACTGCAATCTTCGCCTCGGCCGCCGCTCATCCAAACCCGTATGTGCCGCCCGGCAGCTTCGCATTGACGGCTATGCCTAAGTCGGGTGACGGTTTTTGGGGGCCTGGAAAGCTGTTCGTCGGCGGCCGAAGGTTCTTCGTTCCGGCTCGCCCGTCGCTGTTCAATCTCTATGACGGCTTCCGCGCCAAGATGGCAGAGCATATCGCCAACAACGATGTGCTCTGCCTGATCGCCGACAGCATTGGTCATTGGGCGCTGGCCAGCAACGGCCCGGCGCACTGGTTCAATCGGGTGACGCAGTTTGCTAATCTCGGCGTCGCCGATGATGAGCCGGGCATGACGGCATTGCGGCCAAGCTCTACCTACTTGCCGGCTTTCTATGGCGTCACCACCAGCGGAACCGTCTCGACGGGAACGCGCGGGCCGCTCGGCGAAAGCATCATCCTTGCGGATGGCGCATCGCTGGCGTTCACCGGCGCCTATGAGCAGGTCGATGTCCATTACACCCAGGACGCCGGTCAAGGCTCGCTCGCCTTCGCCTTCAATGGCGGCGCGGCCTACAAGACTGTGAACGCTGCCGGCGCTCTGGCGCTCGATAAATATTCCGGCCCGTCTCTGACAGGGCAGGCAGCGAGCGGCAACTATACCCTCACGGCCGTAGGCGGACCCGTGGAGATCACCGGGCTTATACGTCTCGGCATCAAGGCGGCCGGCTCACGTCCGCGCCTGCGCACGCTGCGCGCCTCGCATGGCAGCTATACGTTCGCCTCCTTCAATGCGGCACGCCTTGCCTCGGCCATCGCTCAATGCGGCTATGCTGGCGGCAAGATCGTTCCGGTCCTCGCCCTGGGCATCAACGACAGTTTTGGCACGCCGCCTGCGACGATTTCGACCAACATCACGTCGATAATCGACACGCTGGAGGCGGCCTTAGCACCTCGCATCTTCGTGATGCCGCCAACGCGCCCGTCCTCGTCTTGGGATGGCAACTATACGGGCGGCCGAACCTACGATGCGGCACTTGGCGCGATCCGCCAAACCTACCGGTCGCGCAATGTGCTATCGGTGCCAATCGACGGGTTCGATTATATCAACTCGGGGGCCTACCAAGAGGGTCTGCACTTCAACGATGCCGGCCACGACGGCAATGCGTTGCGCTTCATCGAATACGTCGCGGAAAGGGGATAAGGCCATGCCATTCGCAATTCAGCGCAAGGGTAAAGTGATCTCGACGCTCGAAGAGGGTGAGGAATGGGTGACCGTCGGCAAGAAAATCCTAATCACGATGCCCGATGACCCGACTTATAGTCGAGAAATCACAGTGCCTAAGGACGATGCCGAAGGACTCGTCGAAGTGTGGCTGGGAGGGGCCTAGTCCGCACTGGACGCGGTTCGTGCGCTATGGCACGGTTGGGTTGGCGGGGGCGATCCTTAGGAGGATTTCTCTATGGCGGACGCCGGCAGCATTATAGCGATCTATGATGACTACTACGCAGATGGCAAAGTAGCCGCGAAACGCGAAATTGCTTCGCAGCAATCAGTCGCCCATATAGAAGCGATCCTCCCGGGGGAGACCTTCGAAAAGGTCCTTGATATCGGGGCCGGTGAAGGGGCTGTGCTGGACAAGCTCAACGAGCGAAATCTGGCGAAGACACTGGGGGCCGTCGAGATTTCGACCTCGGTATTGAGGCCATCAAGGCACGGAAAATCCCTAGTCTGAAGAGCCTAGATGTTTTTGATGGCTACCACATTCCGCACCCCGACAAGTCGTTCGATCTGGGGTTGGCCATCCACGTCGTCGAGCACGTCGAGCACGAGCGGATGTTTTTGATGGAGGCGGCGAGGGTCTGCAAGAAGCTCTACATCGAGGTTCCGCTGGAGCATACGAGAAATCTCAATCGCGCCATTCGGATGTCCGGGCCGTTTGGGCATATCAATTTCTACACGCCGCTGACGTTCGAAAATCTGCTCAATACTTCCGGGCTCAAGGTCGATAGGCTGATGACGTTTGCTCACGATCTCGCTTATGAACAGCACTTGGCCGGGCGGTCCAAAGGATGGGTGAAATACAAGTTGCGGACCGAATTTCTCAAGGTCGCGCCCAAGACGGCGGTGCGGAACATGACGTATATGGCCGGAGCGCTCTGCAGCACTAAGTAGTTGATTCTGAAAGGTCACGGACCTTTTTAGCCGGAACGCCGGCAACAACCGTGAAGGGTTCCACGTCCTTCGTGACGACAGACGCTGCGCCGACGACCGCGCCCTTGCCTATCGTGACACCTTTCAGGATTGTCACGCCAAAGCCGATCCAGACATTCTCATCGATTGTGACCGGCGCGATGCCGACACCCGACCAGTTCTTCCTGCCCTGATGCCACTCGGCGACATCGCTTGTTCGCTGCTTCCAATCTAGCGAGTGCGAGTTGTGGTCAACGATCGTCGTACCCCATGAGATAACGACATCATCGCCAATAGTGATTTGTTCTGCAGTGACTAGGTGGCTCTTGCCGATGTAGCAGCGCCGTCCGATCGTGATCCGCGCTTCTGGTCGATCAAACGAGAAGTAGCAGTTGATGATCCCGTCCTCGCCGATCGAGTGATGGCCACGGCGGGCAGTGCGGACGCTCCGAATGGCCATCTTCGTGCCGGCGCCGACATTGACGCCCGCTAGGCGTTGCAGGAAGGGCGGCACAAAAGTCATGTCAGTGTCTTCCGTATTGTGTCTGTTGCTGCCTCTCGGCGATAACCCGCAATCCGTCGCAGAGCATAAAGTGCCGTTGTGGCATTTGCGTACAAAGCTCCAATGCTGCCCGCGCATCGTGCTCGTCGTCGGTTTCCATTATTGGCGCAGCGATGTGTCGGCCATCGATTGCTTGGACCGAAAAGCGCTTGAGGGTTTGTGCCACCGGCAGGTTACTTCGCATTGTCAGGGGCAGATCCGTTGGGCAGCCACCATTTGCGGCAAGCACCTCCGCTTTGCAAGCGTGATCGTGAGGTGTTCACGCTCTAATTCGTTCAGCTCGGCCCGGCCTCTGGCAACGAGCCAATGCAGGTAGCATTTCGCCAATTCGCAGATGACTTGTATCGAGCGATTGGTGGGTCGATAATTCGGTGTCGATTGGCTGGCCTGCCCGTTCAAAGACATGCCGTAACCCCGAGCCGCTACGAATGGCGCAACGGCTAATGACGGCTGTCTTGCGGCTTGTTGTGCGGCTGGCTGTTCGACCACCAGACAAAATACAGCGAACCCACCTTCATCACCGGCACGCGGCGCTCGCGTTCGCGGCCCCGCAATTCGCGATAGACTTTTACCTTCAGGGTGCCGCCCGGCAGTTTGATGCGCACGGCCATCGGTTCAACTCCCGCTGTGTGCAATGCAATGGTGATGTGCGAAGCCGCAATTAGAGAACTTCCCCAGCCGGGGAGTCAACCGCCGATGGGCGAGTTTGTTGACCGGAAGGGTTCGAGCGCAGCCGCTCGAGATTTTTCGGGCCGTTAAGGCGTTGCCTGAGATCGGTTGGGATCGTCGCCCGGCTGGTCGTTCAACCGTCGCTGGCGATTCGACCACCAGCTGAAATACATCGAGCCCAGCTTCAGAACCGGGATGCGGCGGGCGCGCTCGCGCTCGCGCAACTCCCGATACACCTTCAATTTCAAGGTGCCGCCCGGCAACCTGATACGCACTGCCATTGCCCCCAACCCCCGTTGTGCAATGCAGCGACTTAAAGAGCTTCCGTGGCGGAAGAGTCAAGGCTGATCGTTGATTATTTCTGCGGCTGTTTTCCGGGGCCGGTTCCAGAACAGTCTGGGCGGGTGAATGGTGAATGGTAGTAGTGAGTAGTGAGTAGTGAGTAGTGAGGAGAGTGAGGACACCTTCTTCACAATTCACAATTCACAATTCACAATTCACCCACTCACGCCTGGCGGGCGTCCGGACGGACGATCCGAAATGCTGCTCGGCCACCAGACGATGAAGTAGCCTCCGAGCCGCCAGACCGGCACCTCGCGCTTCTGTTCGCGGCGGCGCAACTCGTGCTTTTTCTTGATTTTCAATGTCCCGCCCGGAAGCCTGATCCTGATGGTCACGCGCCCTCCCGCAGCCTGTTCCCACGGGTTAGAAACGGTTCATGGGGGCAGTTTATTCCGGCTAAGCGATTTCCATTCCCGATGGCAATACGGGTCGAGCTGTTCTCAACCGTCGTCACTTGAAGAAATCCGCCATGCCCTGGAAGGCCAGCAACGCATAGACGATCGGCCCGGCGACCAGCCCGCAATAGAGGCACAGGATCGCCGCCAGCGCCACCAGCAGCGGCTTGTCGCGGCCGACCGCGCAGAGCTCGGCCTTCACCGTCCAGCGCGCCGTTCCTTCGTCTTGCGACATCGGCAAAATCCCCATTTTGGGGTCATTTCACACAATTGCCTGCAGACATCAAGCTGGCGCCTGCAAACATCAACCTGGGAAAGGACAACACCATGGATATGACGTTCAAGGGCGCCGCCAGGCGCCTGGACGATCTCGATCTGCCAAAACTCGGTGCCAGCATCGGCGTCGGCGAAGACGAGATCCATGCCTTTCTCGATGTCGAAACCAGCGGGCATGGCTTCGACGCGCAGGGCCGGCCGGTCATCCTGTTCGAGCCGCATGTCTTTTATCGCAATCTGGCGGGCGCAGCTCGGGCAAAGGCGGTAGCGGCCGGCCTTGCCTATGCCAAATGGGGCGAAAAGCCTTATCCCCGCGACAGCTATCCGCGCCTGAAGGCTGCCTGCGCCATCGACGAGACGGCGGCGCTCAGATCGGCATCATGGGGGCTCGGGACACGCCGGCCGCAGCCCCAGCGCAGCCTCCGGCGCCGGTTCCGATCGAGATCAGGGACGCGCCGGCCGCAACCCCAGCGCAGCCTCCGGCGCCCGTCCCGATCGAGATCAGGGACACGCCGGCCCCTCCGGCGCCGGTTCCGATCCCGCAGCCGCCGCAACCGAACGGTCCCGCGAAGGCAGAGCCGGGCAAAGCCGGAGTGCGGCGCGGACCGCTGTCCGGACCGTTTTCCGGATTATGGGCCGCAGTGCTGGCTCCGTTGGTTGCGGCAATCCTCTCCTTGTTTCGAAAGGCAAAGCCATGAACTGGTTCAATACCAACGCCGCGCACAATCTGATCAATGTGCTGATCCTGCTGCTCACCGGCCTGGTCGGCTTCGACTGGACGCTGTTCGGCATCGACGCCGCCCTGGCGCTGAGGATCACCGGCGTGCTGGCCCTGCTCAAGATCCTGATCAATGTCGTGCGCGACGGCGTCGCCGGCCTCGTCAGAAACCAGCCTGCCGTGGAGGGCAATTGAGATGTCGGTGCTTTCCATGCTGGGCGGGCTCGCCGGCAACACGACGATCATGGCGATTTTTGCCGCGCTCGTCGGCGGCATCGGCCTGTTTGTCGCCGGCGGTCGGGCCAACAGGGATGCGGCCAGGCGAGCGGCGGAAAAACTTGCCGCCGTCGAGGAACGCCTCGAAATGGACCGCGAGGCGACCGATGCCGAGCGCGCGGCGCGCGACCTGCCGGACGAAGCCGCACGGCGGGAGGCGATGCGATGGGCAAAGCGCTGATGCTGCTGCTCAAGAGCCTGCTGTTTGGGAGCCTGCTGTTTGGGAGCCTGTTGCTCGCCGGATGCACGACGCCGGTTTCGCCGGCGCGCCAGGCCTGGTGCGACCACAACCAGCCGCGCCGTGCGTCCGCCGCCGTCGTTGCCGCCATGATGCGGCCGGAGCTCGACGAGATCAATGCCTACAACGGCAAGGGCGCCAGATGGTGCGGGTGGAAGCCATGATACAAGAAGTTCTCGATGCGCTTGGCATCAAGGCGCCGGTGGTGGTCGCCGGCCTTTCCGGCGGGATTTTGCGCGCCTTGTCGCGCCACCGCTACAAGCTGCGTGAAATGCTGACGTCGCCGATCTGCGGCGCGCTGGCGGCGGCCTACCTGACATTGCCAGTGGTGCATTATTTCCGCGTCACAGGCCTGGCGATTCCGGCTGATCACGACACCACGACGCTGGCCGCGGCGTTCCTCATCGGCGTCTCGGCGATGTGGATCTCGGACATCGTCTTCGAGGTGGTGGTCAGGCGGTTCAAGCCGGAGAAGGAGGAGTGATCGCGGTCGTCCTAAAGCGCGTCGCGTTCGACCGGCCGACGCGCTTCAGGTTGTTCTTTATGCATGTCGTTATCGCAAAACCGCTGCACACTTTTGCGCGACATGCATTGTGCGCCGCAGTAACACCTCTTGCGGGAGATGCCGGGAAAGGTGAAGGTGCGGAACCACGGGCGAAGCTGCGCGTTAGGCACGACCTTTGCGAGGATGCAGCATGCCAGTCCGCCCAATCGTCCCAATGGCCGCAGCGATCCTGATCGTCACCACAAGCATGGCTCACGCCCGGCCGGATACGCGCGCCATGACATGCGAACAGACGCAGTTTCTGATCCAGAGCCGGCGCGCGGTGGTGCTGACCACCGGCCGCAACACCTATGACCGCTATGTCCGCCGTTACGGCAACGAATGCGACTGGCCCGAAGTGCCTGTCGCCGCCTATGTCAGGACGCTTGACGGTCAATGCCGGATCCACCGATGCGAGGAGCCGGTGTTCTTTTTCCCGGATTAGGGGGCTGACGACTTGGTCATGCGGGATGAGTGCCAGGCCGAAGCTGCTGATCTCCCCCCTTGAGGGGGAGATGCCAAGTTTTGGCAAAGAGGGCAGGCCAGAGGGGGTCGTCTGACGTAATGCGCCAACCTCCACTGTCGCAAGAGAGAAGGCCGCGCCCAGTCGAACCGACTCCCCTCTGCCCTGCCGGGCATCTCCCCCTCAAGGGGGGAGATTGGCCGTCATCGGTGCCTTCGCCAATCACCCGCGTTGCTGGATGGGTGCCGAGGCCCAAGCTGCTGATCTCCCCCCTTGAGGGGGAGATGCCAAGTTTTGGCAAAGAGGGCAGGCCAGAGGGGGTCGTCTGACGTAATGCGCCAACCTCCACCATCGCAATTGGCCGTCATCGGCGCCTTCACCAATCACCAGCGTTGCGGGATGAGTGCCGAGGCCCAAGCTGCTGATCTCCCCCCTCAAGGGGGAGATCGCTCTAAAAACCGAAGAACTGCCGGCCGATGAGATAGCCGAGCGCGACGACCACCAGGGGAAACAAGGCCGGCGCCAGCCGGCTCAGAAAGCTCCTTGCCGGCTGCTTTGGCGCGCTGCTTTCGGCGATTCCGAGGTTCTTGGTCATTGCGCTACAGTAGCAGGCGCTGATTAACGATTCCCCAACATGGCGCGCCTGAGGTCGCCGGCAGGCTTTTTCGCTGTGGGGCGGAACATTAGTTCTCGCTAAATGTTCATTTCGAAGCAGTCGATATCACCCCCCTCCGGTATCGCTGCTGATCGGGCAAACCGATCGGCCCGCGGTCCTGTCGCCAGGAACGCGGGCCACCGCCAGCCAACGCGGCGATCGATTGGCCGCCGCTCAAGGAACAAGAAGGTCGCGTCGAGCGTTGGCAATTCGGGCGTTGGCGATGTTGGGCTGAGTCGTCCCGACTGAGGAAGGCAGAGCCCTAAACCAGACAGGAGAAGACGATGAAAATCCACCTTGTTCCTGCCGCCGCTGGGTTGGCTCTGCTGGCCGGTGTCGGCGTAGCCACCGCAGACCAGGTGATTATCACGCCCGAGCAGCAGACGGTCGTCCGCGAATATGTGGAGAGGCACCCGCTGGCGTCGATCAGCCTGCTGGGCGTGGAACTCAACGTCGGTTCGACTTTGCCCGATACGGTCGAACTGCACGAGGTTCCCGACGTCGAATACAGATACGTGGTTGTCGACGATCGCACCGTGCTGGTCGATCCCGGCACCCGCAGGATCGTGCAGGTCATCGACTGACCTTCACCCGCCGCTCTCTCGGGAAGACGCGCAGGGAGCGGCGGCTCGCCGGCAGGCAGCCGGCTGTTGGTCGTCTTCGTGGCGGGACGGAAAGGAGCCATTTCCA is part of the Mesorhizobium sp. L-2-11 genome and harbors:
- a CDS encoding SGNH/GDSL hydrolase family protein, with translation MLAFNRYPAARFTLRRPRSPMAKLAGIRRLSQPATRRRPSPRRMAYSGRRFCEITAKARRADGSVDAIVETLGSSIDIGRPDLVNTGTNTPANYSVVMQTPAAADGYITGVDVGASGAGAASIHVIQYNGDLTVNVIRTHQITLANGVSEIPLSIPIAAGQYPAISGGAYKFQNSVNPEGIPAWIKAAALSNGATVASSTQHRYEVAFTIKTGLVADVEVAKNGGAQNTGMNLLADADPNGVVDATAIFASAAAHPNPYVPPGSFALTAMPKSGDGFWGPGKLFVGGRRFFVPARPSLFNLYDGFRAKMAEHIANNDVLCLIADSIGHWALASNGPAHWFNRVTQFANLGVADDEPGMTALRPSSTYLPAFYGVTTSGTVSTGTRGPLGESIILADGASLAFTGAYEQVDVHYTQDAGQGSLAFAFNGGAAYKTVNAAGALALDKYSGPSLTGQAASGNYTLTAVGGPVEITGLIRLGIKAAGSRPRLRTLRASHGSYTFASFNAARLASAIAQCGYAGGKIVPVLALGINDSFGTPPATISTNITSIIDTLEAALAPRIFVMPPTRPSSSWDGNYTGGRTYDAALGAIRQTYRSRNVLSVPIDGFDYINSGAYQEGLHFNDAGHDGNALRFIEYVAERG
- a CDS encoding rRNA adenine N-6-methyltransferase family protein; translated protein: MADAGSIIAIYDDYYADGKVAAKREIASQQSVAHIEAILPGETFEKVLDIGAGEGAVLDKLNERNLAKTLGAVEISTSVLRPSRHGKSLV
- a CDS encoding DUF1236 domain-containing protein, with the translated sequence MKIHLVPAAAGLALLAGVGVATADQVIITPEQQTVVREYVERHPLASISLLGVELNVGSTLPDTVELHEVPDVEYRYVVVDDRTVLVDPGTRRIVQVID
- a CDS encoding class I SAM-dependent methyltransferase, yielding MAIHVVEHVEHERMFLMEAARVCKKLYIEVPLEHTRNLNRAIRMSGPFGHINFYTPLTFENLLNTSGLKVDRLMTFAHDLAYEQHLAGRSKGWVKYKLRTEFLKVAPKTAVRNMTYMAGALCSTK
- a CDS encoding acyltransferase codes for the protein MTFVPPFLQRLAGVNVGAGTKMAIRSVRTARRGHHSIGEDGIINCYFSFDRPEARITIGRRCYIGKSHLVTAEQITIGDDVVISWGTTIVDHNSHSLDWKQRTSDVAEWHQGRKNWSGVGIAPVTIDENVWIGFGVTILKGVTIGKGAVVGAASVVTKDVEPFTVVAGVPAKKVRDLSESTT